The Paraburkholderia hospita region ATCAGCCGGCTCCACGCAATCATCCCGACGACAGCCACCGCGCCGAGTACCACGGGCAGCCGCCAGCGCGCGGGCAGCGTTCGCATGAGCACATACGCGATCGCGCCATAAGTCGCGAGCGAGCCGGACGTGTGGCCGCTCGGAAAACTCCAGCTATGCACCGACGCGAACGCGGTGTCGTAGTCGGGCCGCGCGCGGCGGATTAGTTGCTTGAGCGTCATGTTCAACAGGCCGTTGCCGCCCGAAGCCGCGGCGAGTGTGCAGGCGAGCAGAAGGTGCCGCGTCGACAGCAGCGCGATGGCGCCCGCTGTGCAGCAGACCGCTAGCACCTTGGGATCGCCGAGATGTGTCGCAATAGCAAAGGCATGTTTGACTTCGCGCGGCACGGTAGCGCCGAGATCTAGCGCGAACGCGAGGTCGAAGCGGGTCAACACGGGATCGGTCAACAGCGCATGCGTGAGCGCCGCGAAGCACGCGGCCGCAGTGACGATGACAACCACGCCAACGCCGATCCCCGCATCGAATGTCAGCATGCCCGCGCGGCCCACACGAAACGCACCATACGCAATGCACTCCGCGACGATCAGCGTCGCCGCCATCAGTTCGAGCGCATGCCGGCCCGCGATGCTCGCAAGCTCGATCATGACGAGCCGGCCGCGCGCACCGAAACGGGCGAACGCGCTTCATCCGTGCTGGGGAGATCGAGTGCATGTTCCAGCACAGGCACGAATGCGTTGCCGTTTTCGTCGTAGTCATAGCGGGCAACGACGGCCTTGCGCCCATTCGGATCGCTCGCGTCGTAGCGAATCAGATTGACCGAATTCGGAATCTGCCCGCGGATGCGCGTCGATACCGCCGTGCCCGCCTGCACGGCCCATACAGGCCGCGCGATGTCCATGCGGCTCGCGAGCGGCAGCACATACGGCAAATGGATATGTCCGCCGAGGATCAGATCGGCACCCGCTTGCGCCCATCGGCGGATCGCGTGTTCGCGGCCGTGCAGCAGGTTGCGCGTGTCCTCTGCCGCGACGGACGCCACGGGATGATGCGTGACCACTACGCGCAGTTGCAGCGGCGTCGCACGTTCGAGTCGCTGTGCGGCGCGTTCGATCTGTTCCGTGGAGACTTCGCCATCTGTATGCCGCGCGCGGCGGGTCGTATTCAGCCCGATCACCAGCAGTTCGCGCGATTCGAACACGGGTTCGAGATCGGCGCCAAATACGCGTCGATGATTCGCATACGGATGCAGCACGCGCGCGAACAGGTTGAAGAGGGGAATGTCGTGATTGCCGGGAATCACGAGCGTCGGTGTTGCGCACAGCCGGTCGACGAACGCCCGCGCCGCCGCGAACTGGCTGCGCCGCGCGCGCTGCGTGATATCGCCCGATAGCACGGCGAGATCCGGCTGCTCGCGCGCGGCGAGTTGCAGCAAGGCTTCGACGACGTCGGGCCGTTCGGTGCCGAAATGCGGATCGGAGATCTGGAGCAACAGCGTCATGAGCGGTTCAGGGCAGCGACATCGGCCTCGGGTTTCAGCAAATAAAGGGGCGTGTCGCCGACACGGAATTCGAGGGGCATCTGCATGCGCGTGACTTCGCCATCCATCGCGATTTTGACACGCCTGCGCCGCTTCGACGGATGCGTGACCGTGAAGCGGCGAAACGCGAAGCCGATCACGTTGTCCGCGTCGCTCATCCGGCTCAGCGCGCCATGCAGCGACAGCACGATCTGCGCAATGCGGCCGATCGCGCGCGGCGCCAATGCAACCAGCAAGCCTTGCGCCAGCAACGGCGCTTCCGCCGCGCCGACCTGTTCGAGTTGCAGCCGGTTGTTGGCGACGAACAGCGTCGACGTGCGGATCTCCTGCATCGTGCCTTCGTGATCGACATGCAGACGCAGATGCCGATGCCGCCGCAACAACATCGCAATCGCCGACCACAGCGCGACGATCCGGCTGCGCCCGAATTGCCGCTTGTAGATTTCGCGATGCTCCAGCATCTTCGGATACAGCCCGAGGCTCGCGTTGACGAGGAACATGCGGTCGTTGACGAAGCCGACCTGCACGGGATGCGCGCGCGCCGTCAGCAACAGATCGACGGCTTGCGCGGGGTCGGCGGGAATGCCGTGGTCGCGGCTGAAGTAGTTGAACGTGCCGCACGGCAGCACGCCAAACGCGCAGCCGCTGCCGATCACCGCCTGCGCGACCGCGCACAGCGTGCCGTCGCCGCCCGCGCCGACCACCGCGCCGCCGCGTGCCTGCGCGAGTTCGACCGCGCGTTGCGACGTGGCGCCGAGTTGCGACGGATCGTCGACGAGCATCAGTTCGTATTCGCGGTTCGCTTTGCCGAACGCGTTCGCGATCAACGCAGCCGTGGTCTCGCCCTGTTTGCGGCCCGAGCCGGCATTCATCACGATCACGAACGGCGCGCGCGCGTCCATCTGCCGGGCTTCGCCGTGCGCAGGGATGGCAGATGGACGGGCGGCGTCGGAGGTCATCGCGTCGATTCCGCGCGCGCCGGTCGAACGGACAGCGCGCCGAGTGCCGCGCATGCAAATATGACCGCGAGAGTGTGTCTTGCCTGCACTTGTTTCCTCCTTATGGTTGCAACGCAATGTCTCCGTGAAGATGTTGACTGTACCCGACGATCTGGCGTTCGTTGAGCAGAACGTGACGCGTCTCATGTTGCTTGCGGGTGCAACGTTCAGTGTGTGCATGCAACGCGCATGGGCATCGGCGGGAAACGCACGGCCCAAGCGGGTTTTGGCGTGCTCGCGGGTATGCTCGCGTCGGCTTTGCCACTATGATGAGCTTTCTTCCGACGCGGCCTCGATCGCGCAGCACGAACACAAACGACAACAAGGAGACGCTATTGAAGCGACGTTTCGTCACGATGTCATGCGCGGTCATGCTGTCGGGCTGCGGCGGAAATGGCGTCACGCGTGCCGCGCCGAAGGTGATCGTCGATAGCGACTACAACACGCTGGGCGACGACGGCCAGCTTGGCGTCATGGCCGCGCAATTGCAGGCGCAAGGCAAGATCGAGGTGCTCGGCATCACAGTCGTGTCGGGCAACCAGTGGCTCAAGCAAGGTGTCGCCGACGCGTTGAAGTCGATGGAGCGGCTCGGTGTTGGAGACCGCATCGGTGTTTATGCAGGCGCGAATTACGCACTGGCGCATCCGTATTCGGAGATCCAGCAGGAGCTTGCTCAGTTTCCCAGCGGCGACGGCTATCTGGGCGCATGGAGCACGCCGGAGCCGACTTCGGATGCTCAACTCGTCGCGCCTCCTGACGGCTTCGCGACGCATACGCATGTGCAGAGCAAAAGCGCGGTGGATTTCATCGTCGAAAGCGTGAAGGCGAACCCGAGTCAGGTGACGATACTCGCGATCGGTCCGCTGACGAACATCGCGCTCGCGGCAAGACAGCATCCCGAGATCGTGCCGATGATCAAGCAGATCATCTACATGGGCGGCGCGATCGACGTGCCGGGCAACGCCACGGCGACGGCCGAATTCAACTGGTGGTTCGATCCCGAAGCGGCACGCGAAGTACTGCGTTTACCCATCAAACAGACCGTGTTTCCCCTCGACGTGACCGACACCGTGAAGATGGATAAAACCGTCTATGACCGCGTCGCGAACGATCCGACCAAACAGACCATCATCACGCAACTGTTCAAGCAGTTGAACGGCTATGGTTTCGACGGCAAGGACGGCTTCGAAACCAATCCGAACTACACGACCGACATCTGGGACACGCTGACCATCGCCTGGCTGATGGACCCGAGCTTCGCGACGCAGACGGAAGAACGCTGGGTCGATGTCGATAGGAGCTTCGGAGCGAACGACGGCAAGGCGACGGGGTACGCGAGTTCGCCGCCGGCAGGGCTGCAGAAGATGACGATCATCAAGCGTTTCGATAACGCACGCTTTTTCGATTTCTATGTCGATCTGCTCACGCGGCCCGTTCCTGTGAAACTGCCGTGACAGATACGTGGTGTCGCGTGGTCGTACCCGCGTGTGTCCGTTCAATTGCGCACGCATCATTCAGCACCTAGTATCCATTTCGGACCAGCCGGTTACGTTGCGATGCGGAACGTCGGAAGAAATCGCCGACGCGCATCCAGCCGCGCTGGCATGACTGTTCTTCGACTGGAGCAAATTCGATGCGAAAGATGAGAGCGGTACAGGTGAGCGGGCCGGGTGGCGCGCTGGAACTCGTGGAGCGTGACGTGCCGGCGCCCGGCGCGGGTCAGGTGTTGATCAAGGTGCAGGCGTGCGGCATCTGCCACAGCGATTCGCTGACCAAGGAAGGCCAGTGGCCGGGCCTGCAGTATCCGCGCGTGCCGGGGCATGAAGTCGCGGGCGT contains the following coding sequences:
- a CDS encoding phosphatase PAP2 family protein yields the protein MIELASIAGRHALELMAATLIVAECIAYGAFRVGRAGMLTFDAGIGVGVVVIVTAAACFAALTHALLTDPVLTRFDLAFALDLGATVPREVKHAFAIATHLGDPKVLAVCCTAGAIALLSTRHLLLACTLAAASGGNGLLNMTLKQLIRRARPDYDTAFASVHSWSFPSGHTSGSLATYGAIAYVLMRTLPARWRLPVVLGAVAVVGMIAWSRLIIGVHFASDVLAGAMSSTAWLTACVLVAEWLRRRAIG
- a CDS encoding metallophosphoesterase family protein → MTLLLQISDPHFGTERPDVVEALLQLAAREQPDLAVLSGDITQRARRSQFAAARAFVDRLCATPTLVIPGNHDIPLFNLFARVLHPYANHRRVFGADLEPVFESRELLVIGLNTTRRARHTDGEVSTEQIERAAQRLERATPLQLRVVVTHHPVASVAAEDTRNLLHGREHAIRRWAQAGADLILGGHIHLPYVLPLASRMDIARPVWAVQAGTAVSTRIRGQIPNSVNLIRYDASDPNGRKAVVARYDYDENGNAFVPVLEHALDLPSTDEARSPVSVRAAGSS
- a CDS encoding diacylglycerol/lipid kinase family protein — its product is MTSDAARPSAIPAHGEARQMDARAPFVIVMNAGSGRKQGETTAALIANAFGKANREYELMLVDDPSQLGATSQRAVELAQARGGAVVGAGGDGTLCAVAQAVIGSGCAFGVLPCGTFNYFSRDHGIPADPAQAVDLLLTARAHPVQVGFVNDRMFLVNASLGLYPKMLEHREIYKRQFGRSRIVALWSAIAMLLRRHRHLRLHVDHEGTMQEIRTSTLFVANNRLQLEQVGAAEAPLLAQGLLVALAPRAIGRIAQIVLSLHGALSRMSDADNVIGFAFRRFTVTHPSKRRRRVKIAMDGEVTRMQMPLEFRVGDTPLYLLKPEADVAALNRS
- a CDS encoding nucleoside hydrolase, coding for MKRRFVTMSCAVMLSGCGGNGVTRAAPKVIVDSDYNTLGDDGQLGVMAAQLQAQGKIEVLGITVVSGNQWLKQGVADALKSMERLGVGDRIGVYAGANYALAHPYSEIQQELAQFPSGDGYLGAWSTPEPTSDAQLVAPPDGFATHTHVQSKSAVDFIVESVKANPSQVTILAIGPLTNIALAARQHPEIVPMIKQIIYMGGAIDVPGNATATAEFNWWFDPEAAREVLRLPIKQTVFPLDVTDTVKMDKTVYDRVANDPTKQTIITQLFKQLNGYGFDGKDGFETNPNYTTDIWDTLTIAWLMDPSFATQTEERWVDVDRSFGANDGKATGYASSPPAGLQKMTIIKRFDNARFFDFYVDLLTRPVPVKLP